In the genome of Mucilaginibacter sp. 14171R-50, the window CGTTCGGCGGCAGCGGGTTGGCTGATGAGAAAAAGGAATACCTTTATCTGGAACTGGGTGCGCTGCTGCGTGCAGGCGTGGATTTCAAAAGCGCGTTTGAACTGGTCGCCTCGGGGCAAAAAAAGCCGCAGGATGCGGCCCTTTTTAACCGTATACTGCAGGATGTTGTTGAGGGGGCGTCCTTCTCTATGGCATTGAAGGGATCAGGTAAATTCACGCTTTATGAAATTTACAGTATCGAGATCGGGGAGGAATCGGGCCAGCTGCAACAGGTTTTAGCCGATCTGGCTTATTTTTACAAAACGAAGATCACCCAGCGGCGGACGATCATCTCGGCGCTGACGTACCCGGCTATCGTGCTGTCGGCTTCCGTGGGCGCGCTGGCCTTTATGATGCGCTTTGTCGTACCGATGTTCAGCGATATCTTTCGGCGCTCGGGAGGCGAGCTGCCCTGGATCACGCAAAAAATGATCGCCATTTCGGACGGCTTCGGCCTTTACGGGGGCACCGCTGCGCTGGCGGTGATCGTCCTTATCGCGGTGGCCTTTTATTACCGCAATACGCTTTGGTTCCGGGACTACGCATCGCGTATCGTCCTGCGCACCCCGCTGGCCGGGCCCCTGACGCAAAAGATCTATCTTGCACGGCTGAGCAACGCCATGCGCCTGTTGATCAATGCCCGCCTGCCGCTGTTGCGCGCAATAATACTTTGCCGGCAGATGATCGGTTTTTTTCCGCTTGAAAAAGCCCTGGCAGTTATCGAGAGCGATATTTTAAGCGGTGTGCCACTGCATATGAGCATGCAGCAGTTCGCGGTCTTTCCGCCCAAAATGATCCAGCTGATCAAGGTGGGCGAACGGACCAATCAACTGGACGCTTTTTTTGAATGGATCGGCAGCCAGTATGTCGCCGAAGCGGAGCTGCAAACGGCTTCACTGAGCCGCATTATGCAACCGGTTATCATCATTATTCTTGGTATCGTCGTTGGCGTGATCGTTATCGCGATCTACCTGCCCCTTTTCCAGATCAGCAGTAACATACAGTAGCGTCCTACTTCTTGATCGCCTGCAGGTAAACGCTCATTTCGAGGGTTTGCCCTGCCTGCTGGCCGCCCTTGCGGGGCAGATAAAACTTCACTGAGCGCACCATCCCGATGCCGCCGGCGCGCTCCATATCCTGCAGCGCGCGCAGCAGGTTCGCATAACCACCGGCAAAATTGACCCGTTCAACAGCCGTACTGCTGGTCTGCAGGGCAGCCGCCTCTTCCGGTATTTCTTTGACGGTAATATTCCGTTGCCCGGCGATCAGGGCTGTCCTGGTGATCACCGCTGAACGGAATCCCACACTATCCAGGCTGTAGCGATCGGCGATCAGCTGCAGGTTTTTTTGTTTGCGGAGCATAAAACCGGGTTGTGCGCCGGCCCCGGCACCTGCGGTAAGCTCGGTTTTGAACTGTTGGTTGAGCCGCCAGGCCAGTAGCGTCTTCCGGAAGGCAGCCTGGTAGCAAATGCAGCAGAATAACACGACCGCTACAGGAAAAGCATATTTGTTTTTAAAAAGTTTTATAAGCATATCAGAAATTGATGATGATCGTGAATCCCCCGTTTGCGGTGTCGTTTGCCAGGCCGTAATCTCTGAGTTCGGCACGCGTTACCCACTTGAGCGACCTGATCCTCGCCAGCCACTCGTTAACCGGTAGTATCGAATTACAGGTGCCGGAGATGATCAGCACGTTGCCGGCAAACAATGCCGCTGACGGGTTGTCTGAATGCCGCGCGGTGAGCGGGTTGAGCTCAACCGCCGACAGTGAAATTTCGGCAGGCATCAGCGCGGCAGCTTCATCGATCATCACGGCCTTTTCCGGTGCCTTGCTGTAGCCGATGGACTTGACAAGTTCCTCGGTCTTCGCTGTTTTATCTGCTAATGCGGTAACGTCGGACGCTTGCGTGGAATGCAGGCTGAGCGCATCCATCAAACGTCCGTTCTCGCTGTTTAAATGGGTGAATAGTAAGGTATTGGCGAAAAGTAATACGAAGGCGGCGATGAGCACTATAGCACTATTTCGCTTAAGGGCACCTGCCTGGCGCAGGCTATCCATTTGCTCGCTTATTCTGGCAACTTTCGCTTCGGCAGGCTCTACCTGATCATATAAAATCACCTGGAAGGCAGCGGCATACGGGAGGAGCAGTTGTTCATCGATCTGGTCAACGCCCAGTTTGATAGCGAAACGGCTGGCACTCCCTTCGCGATAACGATATCCCGTCCAGTCCTTGGTCTCGCTGAATGTGATCTCATGCCCGTCAAAGCTGAACTCCTCCCCGTATTGGTTTAATTGCTCCAGCACCCCTTTGACCGGAAAGGGACCGAAGGAAAGCATGACCACGCGAAAACCTGCATTGCTCAGGCGGTCGATAAAAGGATCTATATCGCCTTTACGACCAAGGGAGAGGAAAGTTTTGCTCGCGGAGCCAAACTGCTGAACATGAAAATCGCCGGGGCCAGCACCCGGCATGAGTTGCATAAACAAGTCATTGCCACCCGCAAGGGGGGCATCGGCTGCCTTATGCAATATCCCTTTGCCCGTAAAATTAAGGGACACCACAGCCCCGGCGGGGAGTGCTGCCATGACGGTCTCCAGGTCCGGCTGATCTTTTAACGCGGTGCCAAGGTCAAGCCGGCTGCCGTTCCTGGAAACGCTCAGCGCCGAGATGCGCGTGCCGTTGCCGGTAAAGCGTATGCTGATACCGGTACAGGCGTTGATTTGGGTTAATGACTTTAACATTGCCTACCGGATGATGGTTGATTTGATCAACAGTAAAGTGACAACCTTGTCATTGGTCTTGGTCCGGCTGCTGAACAGCCATTTCAGGACCGGTATGCGGGATAGTAACGGTACGCCGGAAGCGCTTTCATTGTCCTCGGTACGCTCGATCCCGCCCAGCAGTATCGTGTCTTCCGATTTTACCCGGAGGTTGGTCTCATACTTGCTGACGGATTGCGGCGGGGGGGAACCGTCCGTGGGAATGCTGAGAAAGTCCGAAATATTGATCTTTATACTGAGCGTCACCTGGTCGTTGTCCGATACGACCGGGTTGATGTTGACCGACAGGTCGGCATTGACTTCTTTATAGATATTGGTGAAATATGATGTCGGGTTGTTGAGGGAAGGGATGACACTCTGGGTGACGTCCTTGTAATACGCTTTTTTACCGACGCTGAAGCTGGCCTGGTGGCCGTTCAGTGATGAGAGTTTCGGCACTGAACGAACCTCCACGTTGCCCTGGCTTTCCAGCGCGCTGATCGAGGCGTAGAAGTTCGGCGTGACGTGCCCCAGGTTAAGGGAAGTGAATTTGGTCATACTGTTAAGAAAGCTGTTGATCGATTTTGAACCGAAAGTGTAATTGATACCCGGCAGAACGGTGCCGCCGGTTTTCACGCTGTCGGAGACGCCGGCGCTGATCCCGGTCGCCACCGTCCGGTTTTTATGGACATCGATCATCGTCAGTTCAATAAGGACCACCGGTACCAATTCGTCCAGCTGACGAATGACCGATTCTACGGCGGCCACACGCATGGCCGAGCCGGAGAGCAGGATGGAGTTCAGTTCGCGGAACGGCTGGACCTGCAAACCGATGGTCAGTTCGGCAGGAAGCGAACGCATCAGGGTCGAATCCACGGCGCGTCTTTTGAGCTTGACCATCTTAAAGGTACCCACACCGGTCACCTTCCGGTCACCGATCAGGTAAATGCCTTCGTCCTGGCGATAACTGTATTCCGTATTTTTGAGCAGCATGCTGAGAAAGCTTTCGTAGGAGACGTCCGAAACATGGATGCTGATATTGCCCTTCAGCTCGGTATACAACACAAAGTTCTTGTTCATTTCCGCAGATGCCCGGCGGATCATATCGTCTATCGGTGCGTTGTTGGCATCAGCTGACAACAACTTCTTATCACCAACCTTCCTGGCAAATACCCCGGAAGACTGCGAGGGCCCCTGTGCCGGGCGTAGCATCCTCCGCGTCGAGGTGTTCCGGTCGCCGTTGACATACGTCTCTTCGTTTTCATCAAGGCTCTGGAAAACGTAAAAGCCGTCCGGCGTCCGCGTGATCTTGATGTTGTTGACATAGGCCAGTTTTTCCAGGGCGGCATCGAATGGCGCGGCTGCTATAAAGCCCGACACGGTTTTGCCCTGCAGGGCGACCGGGACGATCACATTCCGGCCGGAAACTGCCGTAATGCGGCGCGCAACGGCGCCCAGGCTGTCGTTATTCAGTTCGAGCGACAGGGAACCTGTCGAACCATCAAAAGCCGCGTTAACGACCTTTGGCACCGCGGGCAAGGTATTGATCGGCGGATGAAAGGGCGATATCAGGATAATGGAGCCGGTGATGTTGACCTCCAGGGTGTATTTATAAGCGAGGAAAGCGATGATCTCCGCAGCGGTAACCCCGTTAAAGGTGTCATAGACCGGGCCGGTCAGGGAAGGGTCTGCGCTGATATTGATGTTGGTAGCGCGCGCCAGCGCGTTCAGGTAATCGCGCATCGGCAGTCCCGTTACCAGGAGTTGCACCTTTTGCTTCAGGCCGGGAGCCTGTTGCGATAAAGCGGAGAGCTGGCTTTCGATCACCTTGATGCGGTCCTGGTCCTGCGCATATACGGGGCGGGAGAAGCAGATCAGCAGTATAACGCCATAAAAACAGGTAAAAATCTTTCGCATAAAATCTAAAAGTTAAACAACAGGGGGTATATTTCTTCAGCTGAGGTGGCGCCGTCACAGAACAGGGTAAACGCATTTTCGGCAAGCGTTCCGATGCCGCGGGCCTTCAACAGGTCCGTTACCTGCTGATTGCCCTTTTTTATTTCCGCGGAGAGTTCCGCATCAATGGGGATCACTTCGTAAATGGCTTTGCGGCCCTTGTAACCGGTATAAAAACATTCACTGCAGCCTGCGGCCTTGTAGCAGGTGCTGATGGCGCGGGGCAATTTGAAATGCGCGGGAAAGACAGCAGGATCAAATGTGACCTGCTTTTTACAGGCCGGGCAAAGCAGCCGGACCAGCCGCTGCGCCACAGAGGTGTTCAGGGTACCGGACA includes:
- a CDS encoding type II secretion system F family protein; amino-acid sequence: MASIDISNLKKTKKKPAGTPESVASQITALFEKDFSFGGSGLADEKKEYLYLELGALLRAGVDFKSAFELVASGQKKPQDAALFNRILQDVVEGASFSMALKGSGKFTLYEIYSIEIGEESGQLQQVLADLAYFYKTKITQRRTIISALTYPAIVLSASVGALAFMMRFVVPMFSDIFRRSGGELPWITQKMIAISDGFGLYGGTAALAVIVLIAVAFYYRNTLWFRDYASRIVLRTPLAGPLTQKIYLARLSNAMRLLINARLPLLRAIILCRQMIGFFPLEKALAVIESDILSGVPLHMSMQQFAVFPPKMIQLIKVGERTNQLDAFFEWIGSQYVAEAELQTASLSRIMQPVIIIILGIVVGVIVIAIYLPLFQISSNIQ
- a CDS encoding type II secretion system protein GspD, translating into MRKIFTCFYGVILLICFSRPVYAQDQDRIKVIESQLSALSQQAPGLKQKVQLLVTGLPMRDYLNALARATNINISADPSLTGPVYDTFNGVTAAEIIAFLAYKYTLEVNITGSIILISPFHPPINTLPAVPKVVNAAFDGSTGSLSLELNNDSLGAVARRITAVSGRNVIVPVALQGKTVSGFIAAAPFDAALEKLAYVNNIKITRTPDGFYVFQSLDENEETYVNGDRNTSTRRMLRPAQGPSQSSGVFARKVGDKKLLSADANNAPIDDMIRRASAEMNKNFVLYTELKGNISIHVSDVSYESFLSMLLKNTEYSYRQDEGIYLIGDRKVTGVGTFKMVKLKRRAVDSTLMRSLPAELTIGLQVQPFRELNSILLSGSAMRVAAVESVIRQLDELVPVVLIELTMIDVHKNRTVATGISAGVSDSVKTGGTVLPGINYTFGSKSINSFLNSMTKFTSLNLGHVTPNFYASISALESQGNVEVRSVPKLSSLNGHQASFSVGKKAYYKDVTQSVIPSLNNPTSYFTNIYKEVNADLSVNINPVVSDNDQVTLSIKINISDFLSIPTDGSPPPQSVSKYETNLRVKSEDTILLGGIERTEDNESASGVPLLSRIPVLKWLFSSRTKTNDKVVTLLLIKSTIIR